One segment of Panicum virgatum strain AP13 chromosome 1K, P.virgatum_v5, whole genome shotgun sequence DNA contains the following:
- the LOC120711688 gene encoding translation initiation factor IF-2-like produces MPEKPPPPRRRPTAAAAGSWVRSLHCKSMAADDVAARVAAAAPKRLHPLLPRAGCGSSGDALSHVASSKHAGGARPKPGSGSSKPSAEPGKKTKTKPASVVPPSPPPGPLGPVPALTELPAGHSSRQVVEIIFLSSWSSPLPFSVPQPPPNQPGPGAPTTSGGGAFPGVVEMLFRVHNPARAVARFEDYRAAVRARAGGAARSAADGNEMMRFSPAPPYGSSPAAATGGGDAPRIRTFDGSGGAHASRRGGPAAGRRAMFLCRVIAGRVAEPGAGPAPREHYDSARVGGKGGELVVFDRRAVLPCFLIIYRL; encoded by the coding sequence ATGCCGGAGAAGCCTCcgccgccccggcgccgcccgacggcggcggcggcggggagctggGTCCGGTCCCTCCATTGCAAGTCCATGGCGGCCGACGACGTGGCCGCcagggtcgcggcggcggcgcccaagaGGCTCCACCCGCTCCTCCCGCGCGCCGGGTGCGGGAGCTCCGGGGACGCGCTCAGCCACGTTGCCTCGTCGAAGCACGCCGGCGGGGCGAGGCCGAAGCCGGGGTCGGGGTCGTCGAAGCCGAGTGCCGAGCCGGGCAAGAAGACGAAGACGAAGCCGGCCTCTGtcgtgccgccgtcgccgcccccggGCCCCCTCGGCCCCGTCCCGGCGCTGACCGAGCTCCCCGCGGGGCACTCGTCGCGGCAGGTGGTGGAGATCATCTTCCTCTCCTCGTGGTCGTCTCCGCTTCCGTTTTCGgttccgcagccgccgccgaatCAGCCAGGCCCGGGAGCGCCcaccaccagcggcggcggcgcgttcccGGGCGTGGTGGAGATGCTGTTCCGCGTGCACAACCCGGCGCGCGCCGTGGCGCGCTTCGAGGACTACCGCGCCGCGGTGCGCGCCCGGGCCGGCGGGgccgcccgcagcgccgccgacgGCAACGAGATGATGCGCTtctccccggcgccgccgtacgggtcctcgcccgccgccgcgaccggcggcggggacgcccCGCGCATCCGGACCttcgacggcagcggcggcgcgcacgccagccggcgcggcgggcccGCGGCCGGGCGGCGAGCCATGTTCCTGTGCAGGGTCATCGCGGGCCGCGTGGCGGAGCCCGGGGCGGGCCCCGCGCCGAGGGAGCACTACGACTCCGCCCGGGTCGGCGGCAAGGGCGGAGAGCTGGTGGTGTTCGACCGCCGCGCCGTGCTCCCGTGCTTCCTCATCATCTACAGGCTgtaa